In a genomic window of Blastopirellula marina:
- a CDS encoding CRTAC1 family protein yields the protein MQRTVFLSILLVICGCNGKSEVTSPNLSKGDATENGTETTPRPVAMGDTFPPVTILPTPAGKAEFADVTDTCRIDFVHTDGQGGSRYIVQTVAAGLATFDYDGDGFVDIYFLNGAPNPGSKYDVPPRNALYRNNGDWTFTDVTEEARVGDTGYGLGIVTGDYDNDGDQDIYLNNFGPNVMYRNNGDGTFTDVTKETGTQCDKVGAGAAMLDIDADGDLDLYVANYVDFTYETNVVDKIGDVEFSSGPQSYDPTPDVLFRNNGDGTFTDISRESGISAVAGPGMGIVASDYDDDGDVDLFVCGDYAANFLFQNDGTGKFKEVALLSGTAYDSGGNANGSMGVDVGDFNRDGRFDFYMTTFSGELSTLYENIGGGMFQDMSKPSGSGSSTLPHVKWGTTFADFDNDSDEDIFVACGHFWVNARNVDDRTAVRVPNAYLENDGKGRFADVSNRSGSGMAILESSKGAAFDDLDNDGDLDIVILNVNAPPTVMRNDLNSAAGSVQISLVGKQSNRDGVGAKILLETTEGNQQAEVRRGRGYQSSYGDRVHFGLGAAKIKRILIRWPNGNEEIFESPPSGRFLQIIEGGECTELNPSQTK from the coding sequence ATGCAGCGGACTGTGTTCTTATCGATTCTTCTTGTTATTTGTGGATGCAACGGCAAGTCGGAAGTGACGTCTCCCAATCTAAGCAAGGGCGATGCGACGGAGAATGGAACAGAGACGACTCCACGTCCAGTTGCCATGGGGGATACGTTTCCACCAGTAACCATTCTTCCAACACCGGCGGGCAAAGCGGAATTTGCTGACGTCACTGACACGTGCCGTATTGACTTCGTCCATACGGACGGACAGGGAGGTAGTCGTTACATCGTACAAACGGTAGCAGCCGGCTTGGCGACGTTCGATTACGACGGCGACGGATTCGTGGACATCTACTTTCTGAATGGGGCTCCTAATCCAGGCTCGAAGTACGACGTACCACCACGCAATGCTCTTTACCGTAACAACGGTGATTGGACGTTCACCGACGTCACCGAAGAAGCGCGCGTAGGTGACACCGGGTATGGACTCGGCATCGTCACCGGTGATTATGACAACGACGGTGACCAGGATATTTACCTCAACAACTTCGGTCCGAATGTCATGTACCGAAACAACGGGGACGGTACCTTTACAGACGTCACAAAAGAGACGGGAACGCAGTGCGACAAAGTCGGAGCCGGGGCAGCGATGCTTGATATTGATGCCGATGGTGATCTTGATCTGTACGTCGCTAACTACGTTGATTTCACCTACGAAACCAATGTGGTGGATAAGATCGGAGACGTTGAGTTCTCCTCGGGGCCACAATCTTACGATCCCACACCTGACGTATTATTTCGTAACAATGGCGACGGAACGTTCACGGATATCAGTCGCGAATCAGGGATTAGCGCTGTCGCGGGGCCTGGCATGGGGATCGTCGCAAGCGATTATGACGATGACGGAGACGTCGACCTCTTTGTATGTGGCGACTACGCCGCGAATTTCCTGTTTCAAAATGACGGAACCGGCAAATTCAAGGAAGTGGCGCTTCTGTCTGGCACCGCGTACGACAGTGGTGGAAATGCTAACGGCAGCATGGGAGTCGACGTGGGCGACTTCAATCGCGACGGGCGTTTTGACTTCTACATGACAACATTTAGTGGTGAGCTTTCAACCCTATACGAAAACATCGGCGGCGGCATGTTTCAAGATATGTCTAAGCCCAGTGGAAGCGGTTCTAGTACGTTGCCGCATGTGAAGTGGGGGACCACGTTTGCCGATTTCGATAACGACTCGGACGAAGACATCTTCGTTGCCTGTGGGCACTTTTGGGTAAATGCGCGAAACGTGGACGATCGAACCGCGGTACGGGTACCCAACGCGTATCTCGAGAATGACGGGAAAGGTCGATTTGCGGATGTTTCCAACCGAAGTGGTTCGGGAATGGCAATTCTGGAGTCCAGCAAAGGAGCCGCGTTCGATGATCTAGATAACGATGGAGACCTGGATATCGTCATCCTAAACGTAAATGCTCCACCTACTGTAATGCGAAATGATCTCAATTCAGCGGCAGGAAGTGTCCAGATATCCTTGGTTGGTAAGCAATCGAATCGAGATGGAGTTGGGGCGAAGATTTTGCTGGAAACGACAGAAGGAAACCAACAAGCCGAAGTTCGCCGGGGTCGGGGGTATCAATCGAGCTACGGCGATCGGGTTCACTTCGGACTGGGGGCGGCCAAGATAAAGCGGATACTCATTCGTTGGCCAAATGGTAACGAGGAGATTTTCGAGAGCCCGCCGTCTGGGAGGTTTCTGCAAATCATCGAAGGGGGCGAATGCACGGAATTGAACCCATCTCAGACTAAATGA
- a CDS encoding tetratricopeptide repeat protein yields the protein MAQKRKQTPARQSASQTSYVVYGVIIVVTVFVVLAVARYYPAPSSDLPEELNGNPSLANAKPIVLPLEPVSITSEELRKETEEVVTNLIDDYPTVVVPHKIAAEFAMSTYRYEEAQSHWQAALKLRPQSIEAQTGLARVALEQGRPEEAVTRLEKLLQDDRSNVDLATQLARGLQQTGKLDEAAEVANRALTQFPREPTLLQTTAEIESQRGKLEASKELCLRGIEVNPSNGSLHFILSNVARRLGDVELADKHLEISRQLRPETKTGGGEFEKHYDESLRRIVGYTMAQAAEFYLDQGDAQQATQIALRAAEIYPQGGLIYRVLSKVLYRQERFQDAYQAERRLVAVEPNNPLNYVNLSKIAFLAGDPAGGRDALLAAYKRMPDSSTVATALAAYYLEEGDLKSAQKMAQESIQITPSVHAYQVLAAASAGLGDLQGKQQAEENARKLMPSSTRVAPISK from the coding sequence TTGGCCCAGAAACGCAAGCAAACGCCGGCAAGGCAAAGTGCATCGCAAACGAGCTATGTCGTTTACGGCGTAATCATCGTCGTCACAGTCTTCGTGGTGTTGGCGGTGGCGCGGTATTATCCAGCACCATCAAGTGATCTTCCAGAAGAACTCAACGGCAATCCATCGCTTGCGAATGCCAAGCCCATCGTACTTCCGCTTGAGCCAGTATCGATCACTTCGGAGGAGTTAAGGAAGGAAACCGAAGAGGTCGTCACGAACCTGATCGATGACTATCCAACCGTGGTAGTTCCGCACAAGATTGCGGCTGAATTTGCGATGAGCACCTACCGATACGAGGAAGCACAATCGCATTGGCAAGCGGCATTGAAGCTCCGCCCGCAGTCGATTGAGGCCCAAACGGGACTAGCCCGAGTTGCCCTTGAGCAGGGGCGCCCAGAGGAAGCAGTTACCCGATTGGAAAAGCTTCTCCAAGACGACCGTAGCAACGTTGATTTAGCGACGCAACTTGCTCGTGGCCTCCAACAGACAGGTAAGTTAGATGAAGCTGCCGAGGTGGCTAACCGTGCCCTAACTCAATTCCCCAGAGAACCTACACTGTTACAAACCACGGCAGAAATCGAATCTCAGCGTGGCAAACTGGAAGCGTCTAAAGAGCTTTGCTTACGTGGTATTGAAGTGAATCCGTCGAACGGATCGTTGCACTTCATTTTGTCGAACGTCGCGCGCCGTTTGGGAGATGTTGAACTTGCTGACAAGCATCTGGAGATTTCCCGACAACTCCGTCCTGAAACGAAAACAGGGGGAGGTGAGTTCGAGAAACACTATGACGAGTCCCTGCGGAGAATTGTCGGCTACACCATGGCGCAGGCGGCGGAGTTTTATCTCGACCAAGGAGACGCACAGCAAGCGACCCAGATTGCTTTGCGGGCCGCGGAGATTTATCCGCAGGGTGGACTCATCTATCGAGTCCTATCGAAGGTGCTATATCGGCAGGAACGTTTTCAGGATGCTTACCAGGCGGAGCGCCGTTTGGTTGCTGTCGAGCCAAACAATCCCTTGAATTACGTCAACCTCTCGAAAATTGCTTTCCTCGCAGGAGACCCTGCTGGCGGACGCGACGCACTGCTCGCGGCTTATAAGCGGATGCCAGACTCATCGACGGTGGCAACTGCCCTGGCTGCTTACTATCTGGAAGAAGGCGATTTGAAGAGTGCACAGAAGATGGCGCAAGAGAGTATCCAGATCACGCCATCGGTTCATGCCTATCAGGTCTTAGCCGCAGCTAGTGCCGGATTGGGAGACCTACAAGGTAAACAGCAAGCCGAAGAAAACGCTCGGAAACTTATGCCATCCTCCACCCGAGTCGCTCCCATATCAAAATAG
- a CDS encoding carboxypeptidase-like regulatory domain-containing protein: MSFRNLSISFTFLLCLAVTVGCGEGGPSLGQVSGKVTLDGKPLSNAIVSFVPEDGRRASSATTNDNGEYTLAYISEAGAVVGTHKVSITSVPEATTETMEDIPSDDPRYAELMQTRQSDYNNAATKEKLPAVYNKQTEIVREVKSGKNTIDLALTSDGKLP, encoded by the coding sequence ATGAGTTTCCGAAACCTGAGTATCTCGTTCACGTTTCTACTATGCTTGGCGGTTACCGTCGGGTGTGGTGAAGGTGGACCTTCCCTGGGCCAAGTCTCGGGGAAGGTAACGCTGGACGGCAAGCCCCTCTCTAACGCCATTGTCTCGTTTGTCCCTGAAGATGGCCGACGTGCCTCCTCGGCGACGACGAATGATAACGGCGAATATACGTTGGCTTACATCAGCGAAGCTGGCGCAGTAGTTGGCACGCACAAGGTATCGATCACATCGGTCCCTGAAGCCACAACCGAAACCATGGAGGATATTCCTTCGGATGATCCTCGCTATGCCGAATTAATGCAGACTAGGCAATCGGACTACAACAATGCCGCTACGAAGGAAAAGCTTCCGGCGGTCTACAACAAGCAGACCGAGATCGTCCGCGAAGTTAAAAGTGGTAAGAATACGATTGATCTAGCACTGACATCGGACGGCAAGCTACCGTAA
- a CDS encoding DUF1559 domain-containing protein: MVQRQSCRGFTLVELLVVIAIIGVLIALLLPAVQQAREAARRMECTNNLKQLGLSLHNRHDTYGKLPPLGNQAIDGDWGGNRVYAWTIYILPYIEQTALYDNIQVRAKSSSLPSPWATTATDTWIQQNWEVDIAGFTCPSDAPPTNRNESPCILNYKGCVGDDYHQNQFRPNQGRDNRGIFQIDRKINFAGITDGLSNTVMVGEIAGSGGPTDLRGGVALNMQSWNPQACSARYDVTTKRLTGDVRADYRPHTGRAWDGRPYFVGFATMVGPNGPSCHWGGVDGNEHMGTLSSWHPGGGNVCMADGSVQFISQNINTGNQAADSQATPSGQSDYGVWGALGSRNGGEAASLP, from the coding sequence ATGGTACAGCGACAATCTTGTCGTGGGTTTACCTTAGTTGAATTGCTGGTAGTCATTGCCATCATTGGAGTTCTCATCGCATTACTCCTACCAGCTGTTCAGCAAGCCCGCGAAGCCGCGCGTCGAATGGAGTGCACCAACAATCTCAAACAACTGGGGTTGTCTCTCCATAACCGACACGACACGTACGGTAAGTTGCCACCTTTAGGCAACCAAGCCATCGATGGTGACTGGGGTGGTAACCGAGTTTACGCGTGGACGATCTACATTTTGCCGTACATCGAACAAACGGCGCTCTACGACAACATCCAAGTCCGTGCAAAGAGTTCCAGTCTTCCTAGCCCTTGGGCGACGACCGCGACTGACACATGGATTCAGCAAAACTGGGAAGTCGACATCGCAGGCTTTACCTGCCCATCCGACGCTCCTCCAACCAATCGAAATGAGAGTCCTTGCATCTTGAATTACAAGGGTTGCGTCGGTGACGACTATCACCAGAACCAGTTCCGTCCAAACCAAGGTCGTGACAATCGAGGTATTTTCCAAATCGATCGTAAGATCAACTTCGCAGGAATTACCGACGGTCTCTCGAACACGGTTATGGTGGGTGAAATCGCCGGTTCCGGCGGTCCAACCGATCTTCGCGGTGGTGTTGCTTTAAACATGCAAAGCTGGAATCCACAAGCCTGTTCGGCTCGATACGATGTCACCACTAAGCGCCTGACTGGCGATGTGCGTGCTGACTATCGTCCTCACACTGGCCGTGCTTGGGACGGACGTCCTTACTTCGTTGGTTTCGCCACGATGGTTGGGCCAAATGGTCCTAGCTGCCACTGGGGCGGTGTCGACGGCAACGAACACATGGGAACGCTTTCCAGTTGGCACCCAGGCGGTGGTAACGTCTGCATGGCTGACGGATCGGTCCAGTTCATTAGCCAGAACATCAATACTGGTAATCAAGCAGCCGATAGCCAGGCAACACCAAGTGGTCAGTCTGACTACGGTGTGTGGGGTGCTCTTGGTAGCCGAAACGGCGGTGAAGCCGCATCGCTACCATAG
- a CDS encoding CRTAC1 family protein, translating to MKKLVLVLAAAILFSGCEQQSQPAISVGGPATPTDESEIASAKNAEPKGLQAQSFPTAASKASNNSPIRVESLPKLKAEAPAVEHTIQLTDVTETSGITFKHNDGGSGQGYIVEASTGGVALFDYDSDGFIDIYFLNGGALKGTNFKTPPTNALYRNNGDWTFTDVTQEAGVGDTGHGMGVAAGDYDNDGDEDLYINNFGPNVFYRNNGDGTFTNVTEETGTGNGDKFGAGVSFFDMDKDGDLDLYVGNYVNFTFETHVPIEIEGHFFKAGPQYYQAVPDTLYRNEGDGTFTDVTEESGIGSMSGPSMAIIATDYDEDADLDVFICNDNAANHLWQNDGSGKFKEVAIITGVAYDFDGKKNASMGVDCGDYDNDGHIDIFLTDWQSEMPVLYRNLGNGLFEDATSTARISNELFPHVHWGTGLIDFDNDGDLDLFVACGHFDEIERIDDRTAKRVRNYLMLNQGNGSFADISKSAGSGMAIVESSRGAAFDDLDNDGDVDAVVLNSAAAPTILRNDSTSNNKSIQIRLKDPNGSQFGVGSRVTVISGDIKQVAEVYCGRGYQGDYGRRLTFGLGESRDIDQVEVRWPDGQIEIFSGSKIGSMQQVVLERGSG from the coding sequence ATGAAGAAGCTTGTCCTAGTATTGGCCGCGGCGATCTTGTTCAGCGGTTGTGAACAGCAGTCTCAACCTGCAATTTCTGTGGGAGGCCCTGCTACGCCCACGGATGAAAGTGAAATTGCGAGCGCGAAGAACGCTGAACCGAAAGGGCTCCAGGCTCAATCGTTTCCGACGGCGGCTTCGAAAGCGTCGAACAATTCGCCAATTCGCGTCGAATCCCTTCCGAAGTTGAAAGCGGAAGCCCCAGCGGTTGAGCATACCATTCAACTAACCGATGTCACAGAAACGTCAGGAATCACGTTTAAGCACAACGATGGAGGCAGTGGCCAAGGATACATCGTTGAAGCCTCAACGGGCGGCGTTGCGCTGTTCGATTACGATTCCGACGGTTTCATCGATATCTACTTTCTCAACGGCGGCGCCTTGAAGGGTACCAATTTCAAGACGCCCCCGACCAACGCTTTATACCGCAATAACGGCGACTGGACGTTCACCGATGTTACGCAGGAAGCTGGTGTTGGGGACACTGGGCATGGCATGGGTGTCGCTGCGGGAGACTATGACAACGACGGCGATGAAGACCTTTACATCAACAACTTCGGGCCCAACGTCTTCTACCGAAATAATGGTGATGGAACATTTACCAACGTGACTGAGGAGACGGGGACCGGTAACGGCGACAAATTTGGGGCAGGTGTCAGCTTTTTTGATATGGATAAAGATGGTGATCTCGATCTTTACGTGGGGAATTACGTCAACTTTACCTTCGAGACACACGTACCAATCGAGATTGAAGGACACTTTTTCAAGGCTGGCCCCCAGTACTACCAAGCCGTGCCAGATACCTTGTACCGCAACGAAGGGGATGGAACATTCACCGATGTCACGGAAGAGTCCGGTATCGGTTCGATGTCAGGTCCATCGATGGCAATCATCGCCACGGACTATGACGAAGATGCCGACCTCGATGTTTTCATCTGCAATGACAATGCGGCGAATCACCTCTGGCAGAATGACGGAAGTGGAAAATTTAAAGAGGTCGCGATCATCACTGGCGTTGCCTACGACTTCGACGGGAAGAAGAACGCCAGCATGGGCGTCGATTGCGGCGATTACGACAATGATGGCCATATCGATATCTTTCTCACTGATTGGCAATCGGAAATGCCGGTGTTGTATCGGAACCTAGGTAATGGACTGTTCGAAGATGCAACAAGTACGGCACGTATCAGCAACGAACTATTCCCACATGTTCACTGGGGAACGGGCTTGATCGACTTCGATAACGATGGCGATCTGGATTTGTTTGTGGCATGCGGCCATTTCGATGAGATCGAACGAATTGACGACCGCACAGCAAAACGAGTTCGAAACTACCTTATGCTCAATCAAGGCAACGGCTCTTTCGCCGACATCTCTAAGTCCGCTGGCAGTGGAATGGCCATTGTCGAAAGTAGCCGTGGCGCGGCGTTTGATGATTTGGATAACGATGGCGACGTTGATGCGGTGGTGCTGAACTCGGCCGCCGCTCCGACGATTTTGCGAAACGACTCAACCTCGAATAACAAGTCCATTCAAATCAGGTTGAAGGATCCGAATGGTAGCCAATTCGGGGTAGGTAGTCGCGTTACGGTGATATCCGGCGACATTAAACAAGTTGCTGAAGTCTATTGCGGGCGAGGTTACCAAGGAGACTATGGTCGACGCCTTACTTTTGGTTTGGGAGAAAGTCGAGATATCGACCAGGTTGAAGTAAGGTGGCCCGACGGTCAAATTGAGATATTTTCCGGGTCAAAGATCGGCAGTATGCAGCAAGTGGTTCTGGAGAGGGGGTCAGGGTGA
- a CDS encoding tetratricopeptide repeat protein, with translation MLKWASLFVLCIAAALGISHLIAVPEAPGQPEESSAIEEPLEQESISDIVEQLIPQRPSITLPTRAMPASKDDLRAEAEFVANTLRQSYPDRAEALHVAAMMCAQFSQSAEAEKLWKQCIALAPSDPRYYINFAAVAMDRGDSQLAAETLQKAYNAGVSSPDLMHHLGVALNKVGKSEEAEKVIERAIQQDPDNPSFWMVLGQAQLRLRKLEEAEKSLKKTIETGHESPAAFTSLANALAQQGKDDEAKKYRDLVSDKNGGDDIAAQRRFQVLSSAEARQATVNTLIEAATVQIRMGNSLAAELHLLRALTLDPANFAACQVLADMYHEAGLAAEERLVRQRLVDIAPFDFTNQFKLAEASQASGDRAAAEAALKNVISIGPNMPEPYLALAQFYLDGAKLNQARWYAQEALRHHATSSGYRLLATICQRMGDETNAVAAMQEAQKLERPSVSP, from the coding sequence ATGTTGAAGTGGGCATCCCTTTTTGTGTTGTGTATAGCTGCCGCGCTGGGCATTTCTCACCTAATTGCTGTACCGGAAGCTCCAGGGCAACCAGAAGAGTCTTCGGCCATTGAAGAGCCACTCGAACAAGAGTCGATCTCGGATATCGTCGAACAGCTAATTCCGCAGCGGCCGAGTATCACGCTTCCGACGAGGGCGATGCCAGCCAGCAAGGATGACTTGCGTGCCGAAGCGGAATTCGTGGCGAACACCTTACGGCAAAGCTATCCGGACCGAGCAGAAGCGTTGCACGTGGCAGCGATGATGTGTGCTCAATTCAGTCAATCGGCAGAAGCCGAGAAGCTTTGGAAACAGTGCATCGCTTTAGCCCCTAGTGATCCACGTTACTACATTAACTTTGCCGCTGTGGCGATGGATCGTGGCGACAGTCAATTGGCTGCTGAAACACTGCAAAAAGCATACAACGCCGGAGTATCGTCGCCTGACTTGATGCACCATCTGGGTGTCGCGCTTAATAAGGTTGGCAAATCGGAAGAAGCGGAAAAAGTAATTGAGCGGGCCATTCAGCAAGATCCTGACAATCCGTCCTTCTGGATGGTTTTGGGGCAAGCCCAACTCCGTCTGCGGAAACTTGAAGAGGCGGAGAAGAGTCTGAAAAAGACGATCGAGACGGGACACGAATCGCCTGCCGCGTTTACCTCCCTCGCGAATGCCCTAGCGCAGCAGGGGAAAGACGACGAAGCTAAGAAGTACCGCGATTTAGTCAGCGACAAGAATGGTGGCGACGACATCGCGGCGCAACGAAGATTTCAAGTGCTTTCCAGTGCTGAAGCTCGCCAAGCCACAGTCAACACACTGATTGAGGCAGCTACCGTCCAAATCCGTATGGGAAATTCCCTTGCTGCTGAACTACATTTGCTGCGTGCTTTGACGCTTGATCCTGCAAATTTCGCGGCCTGTCAAGTCTTAGCCGATATGTACCATGAGGCCGGTTTAGCGGCTGAAGAGCGGCTGGTTCGACAACGTTTGGTCGATATCGCGCCGTTTGACTTCACGAACCAATTTAAACTCGCCGAGGCCTCGCAAGCGAGCGGCGATCGGGCTGCAGCGGAAGCAGCACTTAAGAACGTGATTTCGATCGGCCCAAACATGCCGGAGCCTTATCTCGCGTTGGCGCAATTCTATCTGGATGGAGCCAAGTTAAATCAAGCACGCTGGTACGCCCAAGAGGCCCTAAGGCATCATGCTACGTCCAGTGGTTATCGATTGCTGGCCACGATTTGTCAGCGTATGGGGGACGAAACAAACGCCGTCGCCGCAATGCAGGAAGCTCAAAAGCTCGAACGTCCTTCGGTGTCTCCATAA
- the coxB gene encoding cytochrome c oxidase subunit II has product MPSTFPVFDPASPQAESIRDLFVQVLFISAAIFAIVAGLICIALVKFRSQEAVPAQDFGSHRREIAWIAGPVIIVIWIAAISIKLVLTVNALPPQYAKGEAASDAEVDIFATGHQWWWEIEYADSGIVSANEVHIPVGKKLRVKLQSDDVIHSFWVPQLSRKMDAIPGHENYIWLEADTAGVYQGRCAEYCGTQHAWMNFQVIAHNPEDFAAWQKQEEKVAQTPTTGNAAKGAELFMKLTCSQCHAISGTDAKEDFAPNLTHLAGRREIGAGAITYSPENLRTWLANPQAIKPGCKMPNFKLSDEHLDQLVAYLETLR; this is encoded by the coding sequence ATGCCGTCGACGTTTCCCGTATTTGACCCTGCATCTCCTCAGGCGGAGTCGATACGAGATTTGTTCGTGCAGGTTCTCTTCATCAGTGCTGCCATCTTTGCGATTGTGGCTGGCCTAATCTGCATCGCTCTGGTCAAATTCCGCTCGCAGGAAGCAGTCCCGGCCCAAGACTTTGGTAGCCACCGTCGAGAGATCGCCTGGATCGCGGGACCGGTAATTATCGTGATTTGGATTGCGGCTATAAGCATCAAGCTCGTCTTGACCGTAAACGCCCTGCCCCCTCAGTACGCCAAGGGGGAAGCCGCCTCGGATGCCGAGGTCGACATCTTCGCGACAGGCCACCAGTGGTGGTGGGAAATCGAGTATGCCGATTCGGGTATTGTCTCTGCCAATGAAGTTCACATTCCGGTCGGTAAGAAACTGCGCGTCAAGCTTCAATCAGACGATGTGATTCACTCGTTCTGGGTGCCCCAGTTATCGCGCAAGATGGACGCCATACCAGGTCATGAAAACTACATCTGGCTCGAAGCAGACACGGCTGGCGTTTACCAGGGCCGCTGTGCCGAGTACTGCGGAACGCAGCATGCCTGGATGAATTTCCAAGTCATCGCGCACAATCCAGAAGACTTCGCGGCTTGGCAAAAACAAGAGGAAAAAGTCGCCCAAACGCCAACAACTGGCAACGCGGCCAAAGGGGCCGAACTGTTCATGAAGCTGACTTGCTCGCAATGTCACGCCATTTCAGGAACCGATGCCAAAGAAGACTTCGCCCCGAACTTGACTCATTTGGCAGGTCGCCGAGAAATCGGAGCAGGTGCGATTACCTACTCGCCTGAGAACCTCCGCACTTGGTTGGCCAACCCACAAGCGATCAAACCTGGCTGCAAAATGCCTAACTTCAAACTCAGTGACGAGCATCTCGATCAGCTTGTTGCCTATCTGGAGACCTTGCGTTGA